The nucleotide window GTGAAACAGTTCGCGCGTCTTAGATCTAAACGTGTAAAATTGGAGTGTGGACTGAGGTTTATAGTGCAGTGCCGAAATAATCATGTTGTTCCAAAATTTGCGCGTATTAAACCTGTGAAGTGTTTTATGGATTACGAAAGTTTCTTTCACACCGCCAATCAGAAGTTGTTACGACGGGTCATAAGGGACTATCACTGTAAGAtaacacaaattaataatacctTGTATGAATTACATCTTCAGTTAACGGGAATTTTGGATCAAGATTTGTGGGATGCCGTGGATACTATGACATATAATAGGTCTAATAACATACGGCGTAGTTCTGAGTACGTACATAATAAGAAGCTAGAATATTTAACAGCTGATAGTAGAACAAAAGCCAATAAGCAACATCATTTATGTGACTACCCGCGATGTACTACACAAAGTGACGCAGCAGTGATTAATCTATCTTCGGTAACGTTAAACGAAAACGGTCTTAATGCCTTGGGCAAAGGGTTGAATTTTGCTCTAACACCTAGAAACATACCTATGGAATCAATTGTGTGTAGTATTGAAGACGCAATATTTCGTAATAAAATTCCAACGCGTGATGCAGAATGCTTACGACAGGACATAGCTACGTTTTTACGTCGAGCAAAGTTACCGCCGTCGAATATGAGCAGGAGTGACAGAGCGGCGTTAATGGAAATTCGTAATAATGAGGATATTTTGATACTGCCTGCAGACAAAGGTAATGCCACCGTGATTGTGGATACGGATGCTTATGAAAATAAGATTAACCATTTGTTATCGGATACcactacatataaaaaattaaatcataatccCACAACCcggaatacaaataaaattattaaacttttgcagtccattaatgataaaaatttgcTTACAAAGTTACGGCCCTGCAACCCCACTTCACCTAAAATCTATGGTTTACCCAAAATTCACAAGCCAGACTGGCCTTTGAGACCTATTGTCAGTCAGATTGATTCACCCACATACATGGCATCAAAACATCTCGCGACGTTACTCAAACCGTTTACAGGCAATACCAGTAGTTTTGTTAAAGACTCGAAACACTTCGttcgtataattaaaaatgaaattattagtgACTCAGAGATTATGGTGAGTTTTGATGTGGAGTCCTTGTTTACGAATGTTCCTGTGGAAGaagtaatttcattaattaagggTTTCATAACGGATTCAAAACTACCATCGGCTTACTTGGATTTGAGTGAGTTTTGTCTTAAAAGTGGTTATTTTATGTGGCGAGGTGACTATTATAGCCAAATAGACGGTGTTGCCATGGGGTCGCCGATTGCACCTGTAGTGGCCAATATATTTATGGAGTGGGTGGAACGCGAGTTGGTCGATAAAATGACGTATAGACCGCGTTTTTGGCTGCGTTATGTGGATGATGTGTTTGCCATTGTAAACAGGGATGATTTGGCCATAATATTCCAGTGTCTCAACAGTCTACATGAGAAGGTTCATTTTACGAAAGAGGAAGAAAAAGAGGGCGGTCTGCCATTTTTAGACGTGATGGTGATCCGGGGGTCTGGTGGTGAATTACATACAACGGTGTACCGAAAACCGACTCACACCAACAGATAT belongs to Bicyclus anynana chromosome 10, ilBicAnyn1.1, whole genome shotgun sequence and includes:
- the LOC112042946 gene encoding uncharacterized protein LOC112042946 isoform X2, which codes for MNNTHDSLNSKIANRYGVVWQNKVKQFARLRSKRVKLECGLRFIVQCRNNHVVPKFARIKPVKCFMDYESFFHTANQKLLRRVIRDYHCKITQINNTLYELHLQLTGILDQDLWDAVDTMTYNRSNNIRRSSEYVHNKKLEYLTADSRTKANKQHHLCDYPRCTTQSDAAVINLSSVTLNENGLNALGKGLNFALTPRNIPMESIVCSIEDAIFRNKIPTRDAECLRQDIATFLRRAKLPPSNMSRSDRAALMEIRNNEDILILPADKGNATVIVDTDAYENKINHLLSDTTTYKKLNHNPTTRNTNKIIKLLQSINDKNLLTKLRPCNPTSPKIYGLPKIHKPDWPLRPIVSQIDSPTYMASKHLATLLKPFTGNTSSFVKDSKHFVRIIKNEIISDSEIMVSFDVESLFTNVPVEEVISLIKGFITDSKLPSAYLDLSEFCLKSGYFMWRGDYYSQIDGVAMGSPIAPVVANIFMEWVERELVDKMTYRPRFWLRYVDDVFAIVNRDDLAIIFQCLNSLHEKVHFTKEEEKEGGLPFLDVMVIRGSGGELHTTVYRKPTHTNRYLHASSHHHPSQISSVPRSLINRALSLCDPPYIECELRVVRQALENNGYSWRQSSRWAQTTTRRKPSCVNRSPVYLTYVKGVTDKISHYLQRRFDIVTRFRPPALVKSILRSPKDRDPLNVPGVYKIHRHPNFNRDHGWLLPTAWKPLFLSMSHTTNLEQDSISSVCLQEDESNEDDINEPS
- the LOC112042946 gene encoding uncharacterized protein LOC112042946 isoform X1 produces the protein MNNTHDSLNSKIANRYGVVWQNKVKQFARLRSKRVKLECGLRFIVQCRNNHVVPKFARIKPVKCFMDYESFFHTANQKLLRRVIRDYHCKITQINNTLYELHLQLTGILDQDLWDAVDTMTYNRSNNIRRSSEYVHNKKLEYLTADSRTKANKQHHLCDYPRCTTQSDAAVINLSSVTLNENGLNALGKGLNFALTPRNIPMESIVCSIEDAIFRNKIPTRDAECLRQDIATFLRRAKLPPSNMSRSDRAALMEIRNNEDILILPADKGNATVIVDTDAYENKINHLLSDTTTYKKLNHNPTTRNTNKIIKLLQSINDKNLLTKLRPCNPTSPKIYGLPKIHKPDWPLRPIVSQIDSPTYMASKHLATLLKPFTGNTSSFVKDSKHFVRIIKNEIISDSEIMVSFDVESLFTNVPVEEVISLIKGFITDSKLPSAYLDLSEFCLKSGYFMWRGDYYSQIDGVAMGSPIAPVVANIFMEWVERELVDKMTYRPRFWLRYVDDVFAIVNRDDLAIIFQCLNSLHEKVHFTKEEEKEGGLPFLDVMVIRGSGGELHTTVYRKPTHTNRYLHASSHHHPSQISSVPRSLINRALSLCDPPYIECELRVVRQALENNGYSWRQSSRWAQTTTRRKPSCVNRSPVYLTYVKGVTDKISHYLQRRFDIVTRFRPPALVKSILRSPKDRDPLNVPGVYKIHRHPNFNRDHGWLLPTAWKPLFLSMSHTTNLEQDSISSVCLQEDESNEDDINEPSESVTEPSLPTTQPLSARAMRAAARRAAASQFGSCRDARTSS